The proteins below come from a single Pichia kudriavzevii chromosome 2, complete sequence genomic window:
- a CDS encoding uncharacterized protein (PKUD0B02870; Pfam Domains: Zn_clus(1.4e-06)) has product MSSDPNQPSGAFPIENSDTSATASSCENIATNPELSPQNPKQKRKYNFQRASVACEQCRKAKTRCNYINNGASCFRCENLSLKCSLIDTNLEPTLSTFQKSTTIISRDSSESSSRNKRRRRTGSENDSSDPKLNSEHSHGLLNHNNSPSHFVADQHQAMLSIINEKIDSLGEAIKELSNEKNFLAQQYQHQHPHPHQHQHQHQHQFQLQKQIQQQPIRTDQPQSKLPLLRSQQSFPSAPLTPIFPTSFIPSNVPSISSINFNAPLARPYLYPSNKLLPSNNNSNTNNNVNGTVSTPALNNQFKSTTHENDEFFFLNAPYIDLLTLSQSTGLPFSKEIGFDITKDLVLVSIQERYDLIKRELLDYNTCYRLIEVALVHYGKWITYYEVDYKAWFDRVRSQSPLLFCTLVLFGLRHQQIENVNNNLELDILQSIHQLLSLSIYEVPQSKEFLQAVILLTHFAPSLSYKHIYFDSWWVSSYGLIHFMTREMTMNLLVKSIKSPEKIHQYRIWNHLTISHIINCILSGRPCVIDEIRLDQCRDILDLPEANAFDAVIVGELCITLSLYNSLQFPEDIETSLKDLSTVYSDWKYLTQTVSLGSVITGYYYFAKLMILRRYILKNLNLKGQEQFSKYCRDFFNCALEFSTLISTGFQMLDISDLLRQCCFLNYSMLLQFKQLNLFNESNDDYLILQTVENFSKVLQMAKTKARCYNGYYDHYGEFLTRLKNITFSQPPQKGTQYSQHPPPSSKPREPSSSEQQ; this is encoded by the coding sequence atgTCAAGCGATCCCAACCAACCAAGTGGTGCTTTCCCCATTGAAAATTCAGATACGTCAGCAACAGCGTCATCTTGCGAAAATATTGCAACTAACCCGGAACTTTCACCTCAGAACCCCAAgcaaaagagaaagtacaatttccaaagagCTTCGGTGGCTTGCGAACAATGTCGTAAGGCGAAAACAAGGTGCAACTATATCAATAACGGTGCAAGCTGTTTCAGATGTGAAAATCtctctttgaaatgttCTCTAATCGATACGAATCTGGAACCAACCTTATCAACTTTCCAGAAATCAACTACTATTATATCCAGAGATTCCAGTGAATCAAGTagtagaaacaaaagaagaaggagaacCGGATCTGAAAATGATTCGTCTGATCCAAAGCTGAATTCCGAACATTCACATGGTCTTTTGAACCATAACAACTCCCCTTCTCATTTTGTAGCCGATCAACACCAGGCTATGTTGTCTATAATcaatgagaaaattgatTCTCTTGGTGAGGCAATTAAAGAGTTgtcaaatgaaaaaaatttccttGCTCAACAATATCAGCATCAACATCCACATCCacatcaacaccaacatcaacatcaacaccaatTCCAACTACAAAAgcaaattcaacaacaaccaatCAGAACCGACCAGCCCCAATCCAAATTACCCCTCCTTAGATCACAACAGTCGTTCCCTTCAGCTCCCTTGACTCCGATTTTCCCCACGAGCTTTATTCCAAGTAATGTTCCGTCCATCTCGAGTATTAACTTCAATGCCCCCTTGGCTAGACCTTACTTGTACCCTTCGAACAAGTTGTTACCAAGCAACAATAATTCAAACACCAACAATAATGTCAACGGCACTGTTAGCACCCCGGCGTTAAACAACCAATTCAAGTCAACCACCCATGAAAATGACgagttcttttttttgaatgCTCCTTACATTGATCTGTTAACATTGTCTCAAAGTACAGGTTTACcgttttcaaaagaaatagGGTTTGACATTACCAAAGATCTGGTGTTGGTTTCCATTCAAGAACGTTATGATTTAATCAAAAGAGAGTTGTTGGATTATAATACATGCTATAGGTTGATCGAAGTCGCTCTAGTTCATTATGGTAAATGGATCACCTACTATGAAGTGGACTATAAAGCTTGGTTTGACAGAGTCAGGTCACAATCACCTCTGTTATTCTGCACTCTAGTCTTATTTGGTTTGAGACAccaacaaattgaaaatgtcaatAACAATTTGGAACTTGATATTTTACAAAGTATCCATCAGTTATTATCCCTAAGTATTTATGAAGTTCCACAGTCGAAGGAGTTCTTACAAGCCGTTATTTTACTTACACACTTTGCACCCTCATTATCCTATAAACatatttattttgataGTTGGTGGGTATCATCCTATGGGTTGATCCATTTCATGACTAGAGAAATGACGATGAACTTATTGGTTAAAAGTATTAAGTCACCagaaaaaattcatcaatatagAATTTGGAATCATTTAACCATATCCCATATTATCAACTGTATCCTATCTGGTAGACCTTGtgttattgatgaaataagATTGGACCAATGTAGGGATATTTTGGATCTACCAGAGGCAAATGCATTTGATGCTGTGATTGTTGGAGAGTTGTGTATAACCTTGTCACTGTACAATTCCTTACAATTTCCAGAAGATATAGAGACTTCGTTGAAAGATTTAAGTACTGTTTATTCTGATTGGAAATATCTAACTCAGACTGTCAGTTTGGGTTCTGTTATTACGGggtattattattttgcCAAATTGATGATCTTGAGGAGATATATTTTAAAGAATTTGAATCTAAAAGGTCAAGAACAATTTTCTAAATATTGTAgagattttttcaattgtgCACTTGAATTCTCAACTCTCATCTCAACTGGATTTCAGATGTTAGATATTAGTGATTTATTAAGGCAATGTTGTTTCTTGAACTACTCTATGCTTCTACAATTTAAGcaattgaatttgtttaACGAATCAAATGATGATTACTTGATATTACAAACAGTTGAAAACTTCTCAAAAGTCCTTCAAATGGCTAAAACTAAAGCACGCTGTTACAACGGATATTATGATCATTATGGAGAGTTTTTGACaaggttgaagaatattACTTTTTCGCAACCCCCTCAAAAAGGTACTCAATATTCACAACATCCACCTCCGTCATCAAAACCTAGAGAACCATCGAGTTCGGAGCAACAATAA
- a CDS encoding uncharacterized protein (PKUD0B02910; similar to Saccharomyces cerevisiae YPL174C (NIP100); ancestral locus Anc_8.704) has translation MENKIHLDSWVSLSLSPSISLVGTVKYLGETKFASGFWAGVLLVPEYRKFAKNNGSVQGVVYFTNEESPSNNLAVNDGGEGDAGHNNHLFGLFVRPDRLSPLQLHDILENKSLSMKTKEDLVSTSINNLYNQLLDTQSNLEVLHVEYEHIFSNYNVLTERLNHLEIHENALESLKHDQDLTSDKLEMRQLELKLIDANKRFTEKEVFYLKTIDSLKKDLSSLQLKISRNGLNESLISDLNKSERIIENLTFQNNDLIDNVSHLKTKAEELEEVVNQNKDLIRCYEQTEIELNQLVLDLNKKLEFKDQLILQLNSQLDDSAHLISKLSSKYTSGKNSLCNSLYSSLLLSTEQIVQELVLTNPEYGDLLEFYCVLIQVKNFVKILSSHRNSTQWLKLFAQLDLMLATIPHDKMKYALKYENQLKKIQNLVVDFLETEDKDEEFLLSYSINFSLDINEYLTTEHFEAKLINRELLIYYYSTETSDIDTLNRLKELRPFFGLDVDVEEFTNSPHLIDPVKLDDPIVWEIASTDGPNKVMFDNSQVEKLKLKINLLQSKLSDDRELQKIILKLEKSISEKEKHEAQLRLKFSDMVSIKDALQSKVEELTNRLMKFGLEDSSLSSIDEFNVLNNLKLIKTIENQRKLIEKVSNPSPFKAQLPQISIPQPHKVTNPSDCLERINKLFELTLAPLSPSPDSISHQHEKLLEYLYLH, from the coding sequence atggaaaataaaatacacTTAGACTCTTGGGTTTCCCTTAGCTTGTCCCCCTCGATCTCTCTAGTGGGAACAGTAAAGTATCTCGGGGAAACCAAATTTGCTAGTGGTTTTTGGGCAGGTGTACTGTTAGTCCCCGAGTACCGTAAATTTGCGAAAAATAATGGTTCTGTCCAAGGAGTGGTGTATTTTACAAATGAAGAATCTCCTTCGAACAATCTTGCAGTCAATGATGGTGGTGAAGGTGATGCTGGTCATAACAACCACCTATTTGGTCTTTTTGTTAGGCCTGACCGATTGTCCCCTTTACAATTGCACGATATACTAGAAAATAAGTCCTTATCGATGAAGACTAAAGAGGATCTGGTTTCTACATCTATCAATAACCTATATAACCAATTGTTGGACACTCAGAGTAATTTGGAAGTCTTACATGTTGAATATGAGCAtatattttccaattaTAATGTCCTAACCGAACGCCTCAATCATTTAGAGATCCATGAAAATGCCTTAGAGTCTCTTAAACATGACCAAGATCTTACCTCTGATAAGTTAGAGATGAGACAATTAGAACTCAAATTGATCGATGCAAATAAGCGCTTTACAGAGAAGGAAGTATTTTACCTAAAAACTATAGACTCCTTAAAGAAAGATTTGAGTAGCCTACAGTTGAAGATTTCCAGAAATGGCTTGAATGAGTCATTGATATCtgatttgaataaatcagagagaatcattgaaaatctaacatttcaaaataatgACCTCATTGATAACGTCTcacatttgaaaacaaaagctGAAGAATTAGAAGAAGTAGTAAATCAAAATAAGGATTTGATTCGATGCTATGAACAGACTGAAATTGAACTTAACCAATTAGTATTGGatttaaataaaaagctAGAATTCAAGGATCAACTAATTTTGCAATTGAATTCACAGCTAGATGATTCAGCTCATTTAATCTCCAAATTAAGTTCAAAGTACACCTCTGGTAAAAATAGCCTCTGCAATTCCCTATACAGTTCACTCCTCCTCTCTACCGAACAAATAGTTCAAGAATTAGTTTTAACTAATCCAGAATATGGTGATTTATTGGAGTTTTATTGTGTTTTAATTCAGGTTAAAAATTTTGTGAAAATTCTATCTTCTCACAGAAATTCCACACAGTGGTTGAAACTATTTGCCCAACTGGATCTGATGCTTGCAACAATTCCTCACGATAAAATGAAGTACGCACTGAAATATGAAAATCagctaaaaaaaattcagaattTGGTCGTGGATTTTTTGGAGACAGAAGATAAAGATGAAGAGTTTCTACTTTCATATTCCATAAATTTCTCGTTGGATATTAACGAGTATCTAACTACTGAACATTTTGAAGCTAAATTAATTAATCGTGAACTCTtaatttattattatagCACTGAAACTTCAGATATTGACACTTTGAATAGGCTAAAAGAGCTACGACCTTTTTTTGGAttggatgttgatgttgaagaattcacAAACTCACCACATTTGATAGATCCAGTAAAACTCGATGATCCTATAGTATGGGAAATTGCTTCAACGGATGGCCCAAATAAAGTCATGTTTGATAATTCTCAAGTCGAAAAACTTAAACTGAAGATTAATTTATTGCAATCGAAGTTGTCTGACGATAGAGAATTACAGAAAATTATATTGAAGCTAGAGAAATCAATAtcagagaaggagaaacatGAAGCTCAATTGCGACTAAAATTTTCAGATATGGTGAGTATTAAAGATGCTTTGCAAAGTAAAGTTGAGGAGCTTACAAAcaggttgatgaaatttgGTTTGGAGGATAGTAGTCTCTCTAgtattgatgaatttaatGTTTTGAACAATCTAAAGTTGAttaaaacaattgaaaatcaaagaaagttGATTGAGAAAGTGTCAAATCCGTCTCCCTTTAAGGCTCAACTACCACAAATATCAATTCCACAACCTCACAAAGTAACGAATCCTTCTGATTGCTTGGAGAGAATCAATaaattatttgaattaACGCTTGCTCCGCTATCACCATCACCTGACAGTATAAGTCATCAACACGAAAAACTTTTGGAATATCTATACCTACATTAG
- a CDS encoding uncharacterized protein (PKUD0B02890; similar to Saccharomyces cerevisiae YBR221C (PDB1); ancestral locus Anc_6.119), translating to MFASTNRLSIVKNLISKRGIHNATTAKHELTRIENGVQVMTVRDALNLAMQEELDRDPDVFLMGEEVAQYNGAYKVSRGLLDKFGPKRVIDTPITEMGFTGLCVGAAFSGLKPICEFMTFNFAMQSIDQIINSAAKTYYMSGGKMPVNITFRGPNGAAAGVAAQHSQDYAPWYSAIPGLKVVSPFSSADAKGLLKAAIRDPNPVIVLENELLYGESFPVNDEILSPDYVLPIGKAKIEKEGKDVTVISHSRNLIFCLEAAKVMKEKYGVDAEVINLRSIKPLDVDTIVASIKKTNHAITVEAGFPQCGVGSEICAQVMESEAFDYLDAPMERVTGCEVPTPYAKELEDFAFPDTPTVVRGMEKVLSLGEWA from the coding sequence ATGTTTGCTTCTACTAACAGATTGTCCATCGTCAAGAACCTTATTTCAAAAAGAGGAATTCATAATGCAACCACTGCAAAACATGAATTGACTCGTATTGAAAACGGTGTCCAAGTTATGACTGTCAGAGATGCGCTTAATCTGGCCATGCAGGAAGAGTTGGATAGAGACCCTGATGTTTTCCTCATGGGTGAAGAAGTTGCCCAATATAACGGTGCTTATAAAGTGTCAAGGGGCTTGTTGGACAAGTTTGGCCCAAAGAGAGTCATTGATACACCAATCACTGAGATGGGATTCACCGGTTTATGTGTAGGTGCTGCCTTCTCCGGTTTAAAGCCAATCTGTGAATTCATGACTTTCAACTTTGCAATGCAATCCATTGATCAGATTATTAACTCCGCTGCTAAAACTTACTACATGTCAGGTGGTAAAATGCCTGTTAATATCACCTTCCGTGGTCCAAATGGTGCGGCAGCAGGTGTTGCAGCTCAACACTCCCAAGACTATGCGCCTTGGTATTCTGCAATTCCAGGTCTGAAGGTTGTCTCCCCATTCTCTTCTGCAGATGCTAAAGGTCTGTTGAAGGCGGCAATTAGAGACCCAAATCCTGTTATTGTTttagaaaatgaacttCTATATGGTGAATCCTTCCCCgttaatgatgaaatcttATCCCCAGATTACGTCTTACCAATTGGTAAGgcaaaaattgaaaaggaaggTAAGGACGTAACTGTTATCTCCCATTCAAGAAACTTGATTTTCTGTCTTGAAGCCGCAAAAGtaatgaaggaaaaatatGGCGTTGATGCAGAGGTCATCAATCTCAGATCTATCAAACCTTTGGATGTAGACACTATCGTTGCCTCCATTAAAAAGACCAACCACGCTATAACCGTCGAAGCAGGTTTCCCTCAATGTGGTGTCGGTTCCGAAATTTGTGCTCAAGTTATGGAATCCGAAGCTTTTGACTATTTGGATGCCCCAATGGAAAGAGTCACCGGTTGTGAAGTTCCAACTCCTTACGCTAAAGAGTTGGAAGATTTCGCCTTCCCAGATACTCCAACTGTTGTTAGAGGTATGGAGAAAGTCTTATCTTTAGGCGAATGGGCTTAG
- a CDS encoding uncharacterized protein (PKUD0B02865): MRFNSILLSAIISSTSLAIAEETVKYNTDIISTINTYWHRSTGSHVESTVPAESTTSDCEESTKTTYVHPTFTSSEHTTITHTTTDEDDCNESTKTTFVPPNTESDTTTTTYTTLTEPYEIEATVTPAKPYVNETTIISPKFYKNETTPTLPPIPRTTGPGATTIIPILPHRNSTVPNIPEDTTVTSALLVPGVTTAIPGAPVPGVTTVIPGAPVPGVTTVIPGAPVPGVTTVIPGAPVPGVTTVIPGAPVPGVTTAIDSPNLAITTAAPISSVSITPSPQVEFSTFAGEAIKPSGSGAIVLLAVAAYLLL, translated from the coding sequence ATGAGATTCAATTCTATTTTACTTTCAGCTATTATATCTTCCACCTCTTTAGCCATTGCTGAAGAAACTGTCAAGTATAACACCGACATCATTTCTACCATCAACACCTACTGGCATAGATCCACTGGAAGTCATGTCGAGTCTACAGTTCCTGCTGAGTCAACCACATCTGATTGTGAggaatcaacaaaaactaCCTACGTTCACCCAACTTTTACTTCTTCTGAACATACCACCATTACACACACTACAactgatgaagatgactGTAACGAGTCCACCAAAACCACTTTTGTTCCCCCAAACACAGAGAGCGAtacaacaaccacaacaTACACAACTTTGACTGAGCCTTACGAAATTGAAGCCACCGTCACTCCAGCAAAACCTTATGTGAACGAAACCACCATAATCTCACCAAAGTTTtacaaaaatgaaactACCCCAACTTTGCCACCAATTCCAAGAACCACGGGCCCAGGTGCCACAACCATTATCCCAATTCTACCACACAGAAACAGTACGGTCCCAAATATCCCCGAAGATACAACCGTCACTTCTGCTCTTCTAGTTCCTGGTGTAACTACTGCTATTCCTGGTGCTCCCGTTCCTGGTGTAACTACTGTTATTCCTGGTGCTCCCGTTCCTGGTGTAACTACTGTTATTCCTGGTGCTCCCGTTCCTGGTGTAACTACTGTTATTCCTGGTGCTCCCGTTCCTGGTGTAACTACTGTTATTCCTGGTGCTCCCGTTCCTGGTGTAACCACCGCTATTGATTCTCCAAACCTTGCCATAACCACTGCTGctccaatttcttctgTCTCAATAACACCATCACCACAGGTCgaattttcaacttttgcAGGTGAAGCCATCAAGCCAAGTGGTTCAGGTGCTATTGTATTACTGGCTGTTGCTGCTTACCTTCTCTTATGA
- a CDS encoding uncharacterized protein (PKUD0B02900; similar to Saccharomyces cerevisiae YNL083W (SAL1); ancestral locus Anc_2.210), which produces MSLSKGVRQVKSELLDDQKQEIREAFQLFDMNNDGFLDYHELKVALRALGFEVTKKEVLDIIDEYDTSGKRVISYADFYRHVAGAMLERDPIVEIKRAFSLFDDDHTGKISIKNLRRVAKELGETMSDDELAAMIDEFDLDGDGEISLEEFINICMEQ; this is translated from the coding sequence ATGTCGTTAAGTAAGGGGGTCAGACAAGTGAAGAGCGAGCTATTGGACGACCAAAAGCAAGAGATCAGAGAGGCAttccaattgtttgatatgAACAACGATGGGTTTTTAGACTACCACGAGTTGAAAGTTGCGCTTCGGGCATTAGGATTTGAAGTTACCAAGAAGGAGGTTTTGGACATAATTGACGAGTATGACACCAGTGGGAAGCGGGTGATCAGCTATGCCGACTTTTACAGACATGTCGCTGGGGCCATGCTTGAGCGGGATCCTATAGTAGAGATAAAAAGGGCGTTTTCTCTCTTCGACGACGACCATACTGGCAAGATATCCATAAAGAACCTACGGCGGGTTGCCAAAGAACTAGGAGAAACCATGAGTGACGACGAGTTGGCAGCCATGATTGACGAGTTCGATCTCGATGGAGACGGCGAGATCTCTCTTGAAGagtttatcaatatctgtATGGAGCAGTAG
- a CDS encoding uncharacterized protein (PKUD0B02880; similar to Saccharomyces cerevisiae YGL120C (PRP43); ancestral locus Anc_6.132) codes for MSDSRPTKKSKISKSSISELEAEHAEAELKAHPHPRENAKLDFHDGGEFNLEKRHKTTTEYISQLQTGTENPFTGGQFSQKYFDILKVRQELPIHQQRKEFLEMFHSTQIMVLVGETGSGKTTQVPQFVLYDDMPHLIGKQVACTQPRRVAAMSVAARVADEMDVKLGEEVGYNIRFENMTSNKTILKYMTDGMLLREAMEDHNLDGYSCIILDEAHERTLATDILMGLLKQLSERRKDLKIIIMSATLDAEKFQDYFNEAPLLAVPGRTYPVEIYYTRDFQRDYLDAAIRTVLQIHATEDEGDILVFLTGEEEIEDAVRKLSMEGDQLVRDEGCGPLKVYPLYGSLPPHQQQKIFEPAPKAFNKNGRPGRKVIVSTNIAETSLTIDGIVYVVDPGFSKQKVYNPRIRVESLLVSPISKASAQQRAGRAGRTRPGKCFRLYTEEAFEKELIEQSYPEVLRSNLANTVLELKKLGVDDLVHFDFMDPPAPETMMRALEELNYLTCIDDEGQLTALGRLASVFPLDPMLAVLLIGSPAFKCSEEILTIVSMLSVPNVFIRPSGEGAKRAADECKKLFAHQDGDHLTLLNVYHSFESNEAYEIGQRKWCIQNFLNYRSLKSAQSVRKQLRRMMENYDIELIEGDYEDLSYYDNIRKALANGFFMQVAKKKSTGKGYITVKDSQDVLLHPSTVLAQQDEWVIYNEFVLTSKNYIRTVTSVRPEWLVEYAPEYFAVENFQSEDVKMSLSRVHDRVNKMKKLN; via the coding sequence ATGTCCGATAGCAGaccaacaaagaaatccaaGATATCTAAAAGTTCTATTTCCGAACTGGAAGCAGAACATGCCGAGGCTGAGTTGAAGGCACATCCGCATCCAAGAGAGAATGCGAAACTGGACTTTCATGATGGTGGTGAATTCAACCTGGAGAAACGTCACAAGACAACGACGGAATATATCTCCCAATTACAGACAGGTACTGAGAACCCCTTCACAGGTGGTCAATTTTCCCagaaatattttgatatcttgAAAGTTAGACAGGAGCTACCGATTCATCAACAGAGAAAGGAGTTTCTTGAAATGTTCCATTCCACCCAGATCATGGTTTTGGTTGGTGAAACTGGTTCAGGTAAAACCACCCAAGTTCCTCAATTCGTACTATATGATGATATGCCCCATTTGATTGGTAAACAAGTCGCATGTACGCAACCTCGACGTGTTGCTGCAATGTCTGTTGCTGCAAGAGTTGCAGATGAAATGGATGTTAAATTAGGTGAGGAAGTTGGTTATAATATTCGTTTTGAGAACATGACGTCCAATAAGACAATCTTGAAATATATGACCGATGGTATGTTGCTCAGAGAGGCAATGGAAGATCACAACTTGGATGGTTACTCATGTATCATATTAGATGAAGCCCACGAGAGAACCTTAGCAACTGATATTTTAATGGGGTTATTGAAACAACTTAGTGAACGTAggaaagatttgaagattaTCATCATGTCTGCAACTTTAGATGCggaaaaatttcaagattatTTTAATGAAGCCCCCCTATTGGCAGTACCTGGTAGAACTTATCCTGTTGAAATCTACTACACTAGagatttccaaagagaTTATCTTGATGCTGCCATCAGAACCGTTCTCCAAATCCATGCAACTGAAGACGAAGGTGATATTTTGGTCTTCTTGACAGgtgaggaagaaattgagGATGCAGTTCGGAAGCTATCAATGGAAGGTGATCAACTAGTTAGAGATGAAGGCTGTGGACCCTTGAAAGTCTATCCATTATATGGTTCCTTGCCACCACATCAGCAGCAAAAGATCTTTGAACCTGCACCGAAGGCGTTCAATAAAAATGGAAGACCTGGTAGGAAGGTAATTGTTTCTACAAATATTGCCGAAACTTCGTTAACCATTGACGGTATTGTTTATGTTGTTGACCCTGGGTTTTCCAAGCAGAAAGTTTATAATCCACGTATCAGAGTCGAATCATTACTTGTCTCTCCAATCTCCAAGGCATCAGCACAACAAAGAGCTGGTAGAGCTGGTCGTACCAGACCTGGTAAATGTTTCAGATTATATACAGAGGAGGCATTTGAGAAAGAGCTGATTGAACAATCCTATCCAGAAGTGTTAAGGTCAAACTTGGCAAATACAGTCttggaattgaagaagttgggTGTTGATGACTTAGTGCACTTTGATTTCATGGACCCTCCTGCACCAGAGACAATGATGAGAGCATTAGAAGAATTGAATTATCTGACCTGTATCGACGACGAGGGCCAGCTAACGGCACTCGGAAGATTAGCCTCTGTTTTCCCATTGGATCCAATGCTAGCGGTTCTATTGATTGGTTCTCCAGCTTTTAAATGCAGTGAAGAGATCTTGACAATTGTTTCGATGTTATCTGTGCCAAATGTCTTTATCAGACCTTCCGGAGAAGGTGCCAAAAGGGCTGCCGATGAATGTAAGAAACTGTTTGCACACCAAGATGGCGACCACTTGACCCTACTGAATGTCTACCATTCCTTCGAAAGTAACGAAGCTTACGAAATTggtcaaagaaaatggtgtATTCAAAACTTCCTAAACTATAGATCCTTGAAGTCTGCCCAAAGTGTTCGTAAACAACTAAGGCGCATGATGGAAAATTACGATATTGAACTAATAGAAGGTGACTACGAAGATCTTTCATACTACGATAATATTCGTAAAGCATTAGCCAATGGATTTTTCATGCAAGtggcaaagaagaagagcaCAGGTAAGGGATACATCACAGTCAAGGATAGCCAAGACGTTTTACTACACCCAAGTACAGTATTGGCCCAACAAGACGAATGGGTTATATACAATGAGTTTGTTTTAACAAGCAAGAACTATATCAGAACTGTCACAAGTGTCAGGCCCGAATGGCTAGTTGAATATGCGCCAGAGTATTTTGCCGTTGAGAACTTTCAAAGTGAAGATGTTAAGATGAGTTTATCCAGAGTCCATGATAGAGTtaacaaaatgaaaaaactaaaCTAG
- a CDS encoding uncharacterized protein (PKUD0B02860; similar to Saccharomyces cerevisiae YDR252W (BTT1) and YPL037C (EGD1); ancestral locus Anc_8.485), protein MVIDPEKLAKLQKSSAKKIGGKRVAAKKVNKSSEGDDSKLQATLAKFNPTTLTDVAEANFFRDDGSVLHFNRVGVQACAANNTYAVTGFGQEKQITELLPGILTQLGAENLELLQQLAQTFQQNPEQLANLRKQAANEKEEDIPELVEGETFDVE, encoded by the coding sequence ATGGTTATCGACCCAGAAAAGTTAGCAAAGTTACAAAAGTCCTCTGCAAAGAAGATTGGTGGTAAGAGAGTTGCCGCAAAGAAGGTCAACAAGTCATCTGAAGGCGACGATTCCAAATTACAAGCAACTTTAGCAAAGTTCAACCCAACCACTTTAACTGATGTCGCTGAAGCTAACTTCTTTAGAGATGACGGTTCTGTCTTACACTTCAACAGAGTTGGTGTTCAAGCGTGCGCTGCAAATAACACTTATGCTGTTACTGGTTTTGGTCAAGAGAAGCAAATTACCGAATTATTGCCAGGTATTTTGACCCAATTAGGTGCTGAAAACTTGGAATTGTTGCAGCAATTAGCTCAAACTTTCCAACAAAACCCAGAACAATTAGCAAACTTGAGAAAACAAGCAGCtaatgaaaaggaagaagacATTCCTGAATTAGTTGAAGGTGAAACTTTCGATGTCGAGTAA